The Hymenobacter oligotrophus genome has a window encoding:
- a CDS encoding glutamate--tRNA ligase family protein, whose translation MPFVVAPNSAETRKVVSRLAPTPSGYLHLGNAVNFVLTWLLVRRAGGTLHLRIDDLDRNRLRRAYLESIFRTIEWLGLDYDHGPTGPDDFLRHYSQLLHQPAYNYLLRRLRLVPGLLHASTRSRTNGLEIPVDLDQPGAAWRAQVPPGTTVSFADGWQGTSSLDLGAAMPDFVLRKKDAVVAYQLASIADDLRLGTTLIVRGQDLLPSTAAQLWLAQQLPETTAFSAARIQFLHHPLLTDSEGRKLSKSQQQPLDRGVLNAATGPQPVYEAVARLLQLPAGAGESLKALQQALG comes from the coding sequence TTGCCATTTGTTGTTGCGCCAAACTCCGCCGAAACGCGGAAGGTGGTGTCGCGCCTGGCACCCACGCCAAGCGGCTATTTGCACCTAGGCAATGCCGTAAATTTTGTGCTGACGTGGCTGCTCGTGCGGCGCGCCGGCGGCACGTTGCACCTGCGCATCGACGACCTCGACCGCAACCGCCTGCGCCGCGCGTACCTCGAGAGCATCTTCCGCACTATCGAGTGGCTTGGCCTCGACTACGACCACGGCCCCACCGGCCCCGACGACTTTCTGCGCCACTACTCGCAGCTGCTGCACCAACCCGCGTACAACTACCTGCTCCGGCGCCTGCGCCTGGTGCCCGGCTTGTTGCACGCCAGCACCCGCTCGCGCACCAACGGCCTCGAAATCCCGGTCGACCTCGACCAACCCGGCGCGGCGTGGCGGGCGCAAGTGCCGCCTGGTACCACCGTAAGTTTTGCCGATGGCTGGCAAGGTACCAGCAGCCTCGACTTAGGCGCCGCCATGCCCGATTTTGTGCTGCGCAAGAAAGATGCGGTGGTGGCGTATCAACTGGCCTCTATTGCCGACGATCTGCGCCTAGGTACCACGCTCATTGTGCGCGGCCAAGACCTGCTGCCCAGCACTGCCGCGCAATTGTGGTTAGCCCAACAACTGCCCGAAACCACCGCTTTCAGCGCCGCGCGCATTCAGTTTTTGCACCACCCACTGCTAACCGACTCCGAAGGCCGTAAACTCAGCAAGTCGCAGCAGCAACCCCTCGACCGCGGTGTGCTAAACGCGGCAACCGGGCCACAGCCCGTGTACGAGGCAGTGGCCCGGTTGCTCCAGTTGCCCGCCGGGGCCGGCGAGTCGTTAAAAGCGCTGCAGCAGGCTTTGGGTTAG